One window from the genome of Echinicola vietnamensis DSM 17526 encodes:
- a CDS encoding NACHT domain-containing protein — protein sequence MKRKAISQPVQKKLFALSGNECSFPGCNERLFNLEEKVFLGEMCHIRAVSATGPRYDSNYPKNDVDSFENLLVMCPNHHTTIDENIEKYTVEVLLNMKSEHERKNYELVGEHIGGNQIGEINSKILEMFEAIDKFKLSNDQTIDQTDQLPKKITYPAPQNYIHRYVRPTRGDILEFGVESKSLPNLILEEKRLTILGVGGSGKSIELDQLAYLHSNQESDLFPVKIRLNILSTQDLEELLRLEFPEIDQVPQSRLLILLDALDEVHSSYIDVASTKIEILSKKYRDSKIVVSCRNNFYIIESNKRKAKLDGFSSYLIQPLDFSSIYYYLQNKIDVPTEKFIFNIRKRKFYDLLYSPFFLVYIVEIFETKKEYPSSIKSVFEYLIQQRIEKDYEKYANSGINIEDYSYRISQEIKGLAIIAECLGRNYLDDKTEVQRLIRDHDFLEVIKRTFLFNKSNEGLRWEFEHNNFQEFLAAQFLSELSFEEIQGFISFRPDFNKVKPAWLNTLSFLFSLIDPEDEKHDKLVDWIIKVEPDVLVRFEKDKLELGLRERLFREIYEDFESKQIIIRNEKFESDDLANFVSDSKKIVEFLIQKIKQSNDRLVITEAVRILHYFEQIGEYLIEIREEIKRIIISTDFSEEIKYECFNALSKLKINDDLLTDLILENNDLESSQYIRAGFYRYLETSSQPERYIKIILRGIEILENIGVTVNGIPNRGKPFLSDEKYILKRLFDRINTSENVIPIIKWAYELDSPTSLHSEFFEFVKDLLAKAAEDYKNNHEIFDHVLELLRSFSHRYYKEVGGYFRKFFNDTDTTAKAFKCLYTDWLIEEDRGFDLTYGMAIVCDEVCLNFIVGEINSGNFKDPKTWQFRNILGVDGSREVYDLYQEELLKIDPEKYAIKVIDYQAKRQSRRKRDVELLFSKKEFLSEVTNIFKEEGEIKFIKDDLYDWKRRNFNDEEMTNNIVVETLRDFARNKEFVKLTEIEDLVNNSFRWRWFQIHNIVQYDKGIEKFEFTPDVTRFIFTWVEDELKTANFKTAIEHRNNNSYSYRYVELYISYLIQRFDIEVSPPILLDLLNLECFLLPGKINKVNLKGDEREPDTFDYVVEKLGFEKVSERALNNLRNSVMVPVVRQSHIKFCHDFKVREAAPMILDEILNDNWEGYYQREFITKYIELSSDLDLLLDIFEVLPQESQIHASRLMAEAGYLELKETLEREILNGDDEEAKLMFIQNLEILNESVAFEYEKEWILRNKRIPDRHGKSINLKSAPIDGLIEILEDSIKFNYGSGMWSSRNDYLSALIEKGAQHEVSYLMVRDKIKKWLQEYDNVKFLHYQLQNLEQKYYSNIPQTLTFEEAVQLVRQYQSPKL from the coding sequence ATGAAGAGAAAAGCGATATCGCAACCTGTACAAAAAAAACTATTTGCGCTTTCAGGAAATGAATGCAGTTTTCCAGGTTGTAACGAACGTCTTTTTAATCTAGAGGAGAAAGTATTTCTCGGAGAAATGTGCCATATCAGAGCAGTAAGTGCTACTGGTCCTCGGTATGATTCGAACTATCCTAAGAATGATGTGGACTCATTTGAAAATTTGCTTGTAATGTGTCCAAATCATCATACGACAATTGACGAAAATATCGAAAAATATACCGTAGAAGTTCTGCTTAACATGAAATCGGAGCATGAAAGAAAAAACTATGAGTTAGTAGGGGAACATATTGGGGGAAATCAAATAGGTGAGATTAATTCTAAAATTCTAGAAATGTTTGAGGCAATTGATAAATTTAAATTATCAAATGATCAAACTATTGATCAAACCGACCAACTGCCTAAAAAGATTACTTACCCAGCTCCTCAAAATTATATTCATCGATATGTTCGCCCCACTCGTGGTGATATTTTAGAGTTTGGGGTTGAATCTAAATCACTTCCAAATCTAATTCTTGAGGAAAAGAGGCTGACAATTTTAGGTGTGGGTGGTTCAGGAAAAAGTATTGAATTGGATCAGTTGGCATATCTACATTCTAATCAGGAATCTGATCTTTTTCCAGTAAAGATTAGGTTAAATATTCTTTCTACCCAAGATCTTGAGGAACTTTTGAGGCTTGAGTTTCCTGAAATTGATCAAGTACCGCAATCCCGCCTTTTAATCCTTTTGGATGCATTGGATGAGGTCCATTCTTCATACATAGATGTAGCTTCCACTAAAATTGAAATATTAAGTAAAAAGTACCGGGATTCTAAAATTGTGGTGTCATGTAGAAATAATTTCTATATCATTGAATCCAATAAAAGAAAGGCTAAACTTGATGGATTTAGCTCCTATTTAATTCAGCCATTAGACTTCTCCTCTATTTATTATTATTTACAGAATAAGATAGATGTTCCAACTGAGAAGTTTATTTTCAATATTAGAAAGAGGAAGTTTTATGACTTGCTTTATTCTCCATTCTTTTTGGTGTATATAGTCGAAATTTTCGAAACAAAAAAAGAATACCCTTCATCAATAAAGTCTGTTTTTGAATATTTGATACAACAGCGAATTGAAAAAGATTACGAAAAATATGCTAATTCTGGGATAAACATCGAAGATTATTCTTACCGCATAAGCCAGGAAATAAAGGGATTAGCAATAATTGCCGAATGTCTTGGAAGAAACTATTTAGATGATAAAACTGAAGTTCAAAGACTCATTAGAGACCATGATTTTTTGGAGGTCATTAAGCGAACCTTTCTATTTAATAAATCTAATGAAGGGTTGCGTTGGGAATTTGAGCATAATAACTTTCAGGAGTTTTTAGCAGCACAATTTTTATCCGAACTAAGCTTCGAAGAAATTCAGGGATTTATATCCTTTAGACCTGATTTTAATAAAGTTAAACCGGCTTGGTTAAATACTCTTTCTTTTCTTTTTAGCCTTATAGATCCGGAAGATGAAAAACACGATAAATTAGTTGACTGGATTATTAAAGTTGAGCCAGATGTTTTGGTTCGATTCGAAAAGGATAAACTTGAATTAGGGTTAAGAGAAAGGCTATTTCGAGAAATTTATGAGGACTTTGAGTCCAAACAAATCATCATCCGAAATGAGAAATTTGAATCTGATGATTTAGCGAACTTTGTTTCCGATAGTAAGAAAATCGTTGAATTCCTTATTCAGAAAATCAAGCAATCCAATGATAGACTTGTGATTACTGAGGCAGTTCGAATTTTACATTATTTTGAGCAAATTGGGGAATATTTAATAGAAATCCGTGAAGAAATAAAAAGAATTATTATTAGTACTGATTTTTCAGAAGAAATTAAATATGAATGTTTTAATGCCCTATCCAAACTTAAAATCAATGATGATCTATTAACAGATTTAATCCTTGAAAATAATGACCTGGAATCTAGTCAGTACATTAGAGCGGGTTTTTATAGGTATTTGGAGACTTCAAGTCAACCTGAAAGATATATCAAAATAATCCTGCGGGGTATTGAAATTTTAGAGAATATAGGAGTTACAGTTAATGGTATTCCGAATAGAGGTAAGCCTTTTCTATCAGACGAAAAATATATTCTAAAAAGGCTTTTTGATAGAATTAACACGAGTGAAAATGTTATCCCCATCATAAAATGGGCATATGAATTAGATTCGCCTACTTCCTTACATTCTGAGTTTTTTGAGTTCGTAAAAGATTTATTGGCTAAAGCGGCTGAGGATTACAAAAACAATCATGAAATTTTTGATCATGTTTTGGAATTACTAAGATCATTCTCACACCGCTATTATAAGGAGGTGGGAGGTTATTTTCGTAAATTCTTTAATGATACCGACACCACCGCTAAAGCATTTAAGTGCCTTTATACAGATTGGTTGATTGAGGAGGATAGAGGTTTTGATTTGACTTATGGAATGGCTATTGTTTGCGATGAGGTATGTTTAAATTTTATAGTTGGTGAAATAAATTCTGGAAATTTTAAGGATCCAAAAACTTGGCAATTCAGAAATATACTTGGAGTGGATGGTAGCAGAGAAGTGTATGATCTGTATCAAGAAGAATTGTTGAAAATTGATCCCGAAAAGTATGCAATTAAAGTAATAGACTATCAAGCAAAGAGACAGTCTAGGCGAAAAAGAGATGTAGAATTGTTGTTCTCTAAAAAAGAATTCCTTTCAGAGGTGACCAATATTTTTAAGGAAGAAGGTGAGATCAAGTTTATAAAAGATGATTTATATGATTGGAAAAGAAGGAATTTCAATGATGAAGAAATGACAAACAATATTGTTGTTGAAACTTTAAGGGATTTTGCCAGAAATAAAGAATTCGTTAAATTAACTGAAATAGAAGATTTGGTTAATAATAGTTTCAGATGGCGATGGTTCCAAATTCATAATATAGTACAGTATGATAAGGGGATAGAAAAATTTGAATTTACTCCTGATGTCACCAGATTTATTTTCACATGGGTGGAAGATGAGTTAAAGACTGCGAACTTTAAAACCGCAATAGAGCACAGAAATAATAACTCTTATAGTTACCGGTATGTAGAACTATATATATCCTATTTAATTCAACGCTTTGATATTGAAGTGTCTCCGCCAATCTTGTTAGACTTACTCAATTTAGAATGTTTTTTGTTGCCAGGTAAAATCAACAAGGTAAACTTAAAAGGAGATGAGAGGGAGCCAGATACTTTTGATTATGTTGTTGAAAAATTGGGGTTTGAAAAAGTTAGTGAAAGAGCCCTAAATAATTTAAGGAATAGCGTTATGGTTCCTGTTGTCAGACAAAGCCATATTAAATTTTGTCATGATTTTAAAGTTCGAGAAGCTGCCCCAATGATTCTAGATGAAATTCTGAATGATAATTGGGAAGGTTATTATCAGCGTGAATTTATAACTAAGTATATAGAACTGAGCTCAGATTTAGACTTGCTTCTTGACATTTTTGAGGTATTACCTCAGGAGTCGCAAATTCATGCTTCGAGGTTGATGGCGGAAGCAGGATATTTGGAATTAAAAGAAACTTTGGAAAGGGAAATCTTAAATGGAGATGATGAAGAAGCGAAACTGATGTTTATACAGAATCTCGAGATTCTAAATGAAAGTGTTGCGTTTGAATATGAAAAAGAATGGATATTAAGAAATAAAAGAATTCCTGACAGACATGGGAAATCAATCAATTTGAAGTCAGCTCCAATAGATGGTTTAATTGAAATTTTAGAAGATTCGATCAAGTTTAATTATGGCTCAGGAATGTGGTCTAGCCGAAATGATTATTTAAGCGCACTGATAGAAAAAGGAGCGCAGCATGAGGTAAGTTATTTGATGGTCCGAGATAAGATAAAGAAATGGCTTCAGGAATATGACAACGTGAAATTCCTTCATTATCAACTTCAAAACCTTGAACAAAAATACTATTCAAATATTCCCCAAACTTTGACCTTTGAAGAGGCGGTCCAACTAGTTCGTCAATATCAGTCTCCAAAGTTGTAG
- a CDS encoding DEAD/DEAH box helicase family protein, producing MSNFQFISTEFPEIANRAIKAEQFALTSPVESCFNARAALELGVNWMFENDADLEWPFDKKLASLMHEPGFKEIFDSYGDLYRELHLIRRIGNNAVHNQRIKQEDSIHLLKCLFRFGVFLMAAYGEEEVRVPDFNDSLIPTGDELKKSRKEIDLLREKLAQLEQENEKKRAELAEKEAANDLLRITHEKQHEQLKEQRKAREAEAIPKALPRPPSEAFTRKLYIDSALKDAGWTRLREGYELEFEVSGMPLSTNPSGVGFVDYVLWSDNGLPLAVVEAKKTTANSSKGRHQASLYADCLEKKFKQRPLIYYTNGFDFYLWDDLFAPDRKVSGFMTKDQLELAIRRRKERKDLRDFKVNLAITGRPYQTEAIQRVAENLSVIKDGKIKQRHRKSLLIMATGSGKTRTSASIVDMMVKCNWAKRILFLADRNALVTQAKNAFTEHLPDLTSIDLTKEKENDSTRLVFSTYPTMMNQIDQARDGEGRFYGVGHFDLIIIDEAHRSVYQKYRAIFQYFDAFILGLTATPKKDVDHNTYELFEIEDDNPTFAYELDQAVNDSFLVPPRAISVPLKFMREGIKYSELSEKEKLEYEEKFGDPSNEEAEDGIDKSQLYKWLFNSNTVDQVLNHLMTSGIKVDGGDKIGKTIIFAKNHKHAVYIEERFNKNYPEYSGKFCRVIDNQTEKAQDILERFVLDKEEKEPQIAISVDMMDTGVDAPRVVNLVFFKPVRSVAKFWQMIGRGTRLRPNLFGPGQHKDSFLIFDYCENFEFFEVNPEESKGSLGLSLTQQAFQLRLDLALALRESNSKEENEFAEELISLLHSQVAALNQERFVVRHHLEFAVKFKQKDQWADLGPSKLQEIGTHIVPLILSEDDDDVSARRFDVLMLNFQLALKGGRMTSRYQNKISGACKVLERKGNIPVVSAGMPMIKKVLGGFLQHANVVDLEDVRESLRELMQFLDAVDQPLVETHFQDYLDLTKIEEKSLVKEAPLEPYRRRVERYINDHKDHLVISKIKTNQPITEAELAQLQEIFFNADEVGSKEEFEKEGKGKPLGLFIRELVGLEKEAVQSAFAEFIQAQNLNAEQIKFVDLIIGYLTQNGVIDKRALFESPFKDINDSGPFGLFDDAQVTKIISILDRINGGVDVG from the coding sequence ATGAGCAACTTCCAGTTTATATCGACCGAATTCCCCGAGATAGCCAATCGGGCCATCAAGGCAGAGCAGTTTGCCTTGACCAGTCCCGTGGAATCGTGCTTCAATGCCCGTGCCGCATTGGAATTGGGCGTGAACTGGATGTTTGAAAATGATGCTGACCTCGAGTGGCCGTTTGATAAGAAGTTGGCAAGTCTCATGCATGAACCTGGTTTTAAAGAAATCTTTGATTCCTATGGTGACCTGTATAGAGAACTGCATCTTATTCGAAGAATCGGAAATAATGCCGTCCACAATCAGCGGATCAAACAGGAGGATTCGATTCATTTGTTAAAGTGCCTATTCCGCTTCGGTGTCTTCTTGATGGCTGCTTATGGGGAGGAAGAAGTACGGGTTCCGGATTTTAATGATTCACTGATTCCTACCGGTGATGAACTTAAAAAGTCCAGAAAGGAGATTGATCTGCTGCGGGAAAAGTTGGCGCAACTTGAGCAGGAAAATGAGAAAAAGCGTGCTGAATTAGCAGAAAAAGAGGCCGCTAATGATTTGTTGCGAATTACCCACGAGAAACAACATGAGCAACTAAAAGAACAGCGGAAGGCCCGGGAGGCAGAAGCCATACCCAAGGCTTTACCTAGACCTCCATCTGAAGCATTTACGCGCAAATTATACATTGATTCCGCATTGAAGGATGCCGGCTGGACTAGACTTCGGGAAGGATATGAGTTGGAGTTTGAAGTAAGCGGCATGCCTTTATCCACCAACCCTTCAGGAGTAGGTTTCGTGGATTATGTGCTCTGGAGTGACAATGGGTTGCCATTGGCCGTTGTAGAGGCGAAAAAGACAACCGCAAATTCTAGCAAAGGAAGACACCAGGCTTCGCTCTATGCAGATTGTCTAGAAAAGAAATTCAAGCAACGTCCATTGATCTACTATACCAATGGATTTGACTTTTACCTTTGGGATGACCTGTTTGCTCCTGATCGAAAGGTGAGCGGATTCATGACCAAAGACCAGCTGGAACTTGCGATTCGAAGGAGAAAAGAGCGAAAAGATTTAAGGGATTTCAAAGTGAATCTTGCCATCACCGGTCGGCCATATCAGACAGAAGCGATCCAGCGAGTTGCTGAAAACCTATCGGTGATCAAAGATGGGAAGATCAAACAACGTCATCGAAAGAGTTTGTTGATCATGGCCACAGGTAGTGGAAAGACCAGAACTTCAGCTTCGATAGTTGACATGATGGTGAAGTGCAACTGGGCAAAGCGAATCCTTTTTTTAGCAGATCGAAATGCCTTGGTGACTCAGGCAAAAAATGCGTTTACGGAACACCTTCCAGACCTGACCAGTATTGATTTGACCAAAGAAAAGGAAAATGATTCCACCCGATTGGTTTTTTCAACCTATCCTACCATGATGAATCAAATCGACCAAGCTAGAGATGGGGAAGGTCGATTTTATGGTGTTGGACATTTTGATTTAATCATTATTGACGAGGCTCACCGATCTGTCTATCAAAAGTACAGGGCAATTTTCCAGTATTTTGATGCTTTTATTTTAGGATTGACTGCTACTCCAAAGAAAGATGTGGATCATAATACCTATGAGCTATTTGAAATCGAAGACGATAATCCCACGTTTGCCTATGAATTGGATCAGGCCGTAAATGATAGTTTCCTGGTGCCACCTCGGGCGATCAGCGTTCCGTTGAAATTCATGCGAGAAGGCATTAAATATTCGGAATTGTCTGAGAAAGAGAAGTTAGAATATGAGGAGAAGTTCGGGGATCCCAGTAATGAGGAAGCAGAAGACGGCATTGATAAAAGCCAATTGTACAAATGGCTATTCAACTCCAATACCGTAGATCAGGTATTGAATCATTTGATGACTTCGGGAATCAAAGTGGATGGAGGAGACAAAATTGGGAAGACCATCATTTTTGCCAAGAACCATAAGCATGCCGTTTATATCGAAGAGCGGTTCAATAAAAACTATCCAGAGTATTCAGGGAAGTTTTGCAGGGTCATTGACAATCAGACCGAGAAAGCCCAGGATATTCTAGAGCGCTTTGTTTTGGACAAAGAAGAAAAGGAGCCACAAATAGCCATTTCAGTGGACATGATGGATACCGGAGTGGATGCGCCAAGAGTAGTGAACTTGGTTTTCTTCAAGCCTGTTAGATCAGTCGCGAAATTTTGGCAAATGATTGGCCGGGGGACTCGATTAAGGCCAAATTTATTTGGTCCCGGCCAGCATAAAGACAGTTTTTTGATTTTTGACTACTGCGAAAACTTTGAGTTTTTCGAAGTCAATCCAGAAGAGAGCAAGGGTAGCTTAGGGCTATCCTTGACACAGCAAGCATTCCAATTGAGACTAGACTTGGCATTAGCTCTGAGAGAATCCAATAGCAAAGAGGAAAATGAATTTGCAGAGGAGTTGATAAGTTTACTTCATTCTCAAGTTGCAGCACTTAATCAGGAACGATTTGTAGTCCGACATCACTTGGAATTTGCAGTAAAGTTCAAGCAAAAAGATCAATGGGCAGATCTAGGCCCTTCGAAACTGCAGGAAATCGGAACTCATATTGTCCCGCTCATTTTGTCGGAGGACGATGATGATGTGTCTGCTAGAAGATTTGATGTGCTGATGCTGAATTTCCAACTGGCATTGAAAGGGGGAAGAATGACGAGTAGGTATCAGAACAAAATTAGTGGAGCTTGTAAAGTGCTGGAGCGAAAAGGTAATATACCTGTGGTAAGTGCAGGAATGCCTATGATCAAGAAAGTGCTTGGAGGCTTCCTACAACATGCCAATGTAGTTGACTTGGAAGATGTACGAGAATCACTTCGGGAATTGATGCAGTTTCTTGATGCGGTAGATCAGCCTTTAGTTGAAACGCATTTCCAGGATTATCTGGATCTTACAAAAATAGAAGAAAAGAGCTTGGTGAAAGAAGCCCCTTTGGAGCCCTATAGAAGACGAGTGGAGCGGTATATAAATGACCATAAGGATCATTTGGTCATTAGCAAAATCAAAACCAACCAACCTATTACGGAAGCCGAACTAGCACAATTGCAAGAGATTTTCTTTAATGCGGATGAGGTAGGTTCGAAAGAGGAATTTGAAAAAGAAGGTAAGGGTAAACCCTTAGGTCTATTTATACGGGAATTGGTTGGTTTGGAAAAAGAAGCTGTTCAATCAGCTTTTGCGGAGTTTATCCAAGCTCAAAACCTAAACGCGGAGCAGATCAAGTTTGTGGATTTGATCATTGGTTACCTGACTCAAAATGGAGTGATAGACAAAAGAGCCTTGTTTGAATCACCGTTTAAAGATATCAATGATAGCGGACCTTTTGGGCTATTTGATGACGCACAGGTTACCAAGATCATTAGCATTTTGGATAGGATTAATGGGGGTGTTGATGTGGGGTGA
- a CDS encoding restriction endonuclease subunit S produces the protein MKSVELGEIFDITSSKRVFQSEWKDKGIPFFRAREIVKISKYGFVDNELFISEEMYEDYKSKYGVPKEDDILITGVGTLGITYKVKKGDKFYFKDGNIIWFKKKSDVDSKFVQYCFQSQEVLRQVQSGANGATVGTFTIEKAKKTKIPLPPLATQKKIAAILDAADAHRQKTKQLLAKYDELAQSIFLDMFGDPVTNPKGWKKRTLDKLLTRKTQNGHYAPKDVYSEEGVQMVHMSDAFYQILEPGEFKRVLVSDGLRKKYEINDSDILVARRSLNYEGAAKPCMVPKYSEPLIYESSLIRLTPDQKVLTPIYLFYFLNNDRARGAYVLKHVTKSTISGINNKGLNAVEIVLPPIELQKQFLNIVKVIEMEKVIAKQSLEKAEELFQGLLQKAFKGELVE, from the coding sequence ATGAAATCTGTTGAACTAGGTGAAATTTTTGATATTACCTCTAGTAAGAGAGTTTTTCAAAGTGAATGGAAAGATAAAGGAATCCCATTTTTTCGAGCAAGAGAGATTGTGAAAATTTCTAAATATGGTTTCGTAGATAATGAATTATTCATCTCAGAGGAGATGTATGAAGATTATAAATCTAAATATGGTGTTCCAAAAGAGGATGATATTTTAATTACTGGTGTGGGAACTCTTGGAATCACATATAAAGTAAAAAAAGGTGATAAATTTTATTTCAAAGATGGGAACATTATTTGGTTTAAAAAGAAGTCTGATGTTGATAGTAAATTTGTTCAGTACTGTTTTCAGTCTCAAGAAGTTTTGCGACAGGTTCAAAGCGGTGCAAATGGAGCTACGGTTGGTACTTTTACAATAGAGAAAGCCAAAAAGACTAAGATCCCCCTCCCTCCGTTAGCCACGCAAAAGAAGATCGCAGCCATCTTGGATGCAGCGGATGCCCACCGCCAAAAAACCAAGCAGCTTCTCGCCAAATACGATGAATTGGCTCAAAGTATTTTCTTGGATATGTTTGGGGATCCGGTGACCAATCCGAAGGGGTGGAAAAAAAGGACCTTAGATAAACTGCTAACTCGGAAAACTCAAAATGGTCATTATGCTCCAAAAGATGTTTATTCAGAAGAAGGAGTTCAGATGGTGCATATGTCAGATGCTTTTTATCAGATTTTAGAACCTGGAGAGTTTAAGAGAGTATTGGTTTCTGATGGACTCAGGAAAAAATATGAAATAAATGACTCTGATATTTTAGTTGCTAGAAGATCCTTGAATTATGAAGGAGCCGCAAAACCATGTATGGTGCCAAAATATTCTGAACCTCTAATTTATGAGTCTTCATTGATTAGGTTGACTCCTGATCAAAAAGTATTAACTCCAATTTATTTGTTTTATTTCTTGAATAATGATCGAGCAAGAGGGGCATATGTATTAAAGCATGTAACCAAGTCAACAATTTCTGGAATTAATAATAAAGGTCTTAATGCAGTGGAAATTGTTTTGCCCCCAATAGAATTGCAGAAACAATTTTTAAATATTGTAAAGGTTATTGAAATGGAAAAAGTAATAGCAAAGCAAAGTCTTGAAAAAGCAGAAGAGCTTTTCCAAGGTCTATTACAAAAAGCCTTTAAAGGAGAGTTGGTGGAATAA
- a CDS encoding type I restriction-modification system subunit M, whose product MITGELKSQVDKIWNSFWTGGVANPLTVIEQLTYLIFIRRLDEMETLEEKKANQMGIDKQLEFFNADQQKFRWSHFKDKDPETMFNLFTRPDSNGLTVFEHMKQMDKKAGAFAEFMKGATFMIPTPRLLDQVVQMIDKINMQDRDTKGDLYEYLLSKIATAGTNGQFRTPRHIIRMMVDMMQPQQEDTICDPSAGSAGFLVSAAEYMYQNHQDWFLDAKFRKHFHNQMFTGVEFDATMLRIGAMNLQLHGIESPRLIGKDALSEANEDQTNLYSLILANPPFKGSLDYDVVESSLLSVTKTKKTELLFISLILRMLKVGGRAAVIVPDGVLFGSSKAHKELRRTLVEEQKLDAVISMPSGVFKPYAGVSTAVLIFTKTNSGGTDQVWFYDMQADGFSLDDKRTPLLSKNETVEEEIENALGHGIAAEESAPYGQKSTEEAHANNNIPDIQNRWQNRDQEAGRARTDQSFLVTRSEIAENDYDLSINRYKEIVYEEVEYEKPEAIIESINSLDEERKSLLQELKTLLKS is encoded by the coding sequence ATGATCACTGGAGAATTAAAATCACAAGTAGATAAAATTTGGAATTCCTTCTGGACGGGAGGGGTGGCTAATCCACTGACTGTCATAGAACAATTGACTTACCTCATCTTTATCCGTAGGCTGGATGAGATGGAGACATTGGAAGAAAAAAAGGCCAATCAAATGGGGATTGATAAGCAGTTGGAGTTTTTCAATGCTGATCAGCAAAAATTCCGATGGAGTCATTTCAAAGATAAGGATCCAGAAACGATGTTCAATCTGTTCACTCGACCTGATTCCAATGGTCTGACAGTTTTTGAGCATATGAAGCAAATGGATAAGAAAGCGGGTGCTTTTGCGGAATTTATGAAGGGGGCCACTTTCATGATTCCTACTCCCAGATTGCTTGACCAGGTGGTGCAGATGATTGATAAAATCAATATGCAGGATCGGGATACAAAAGGAGATCTCTATGAATATTTATTATCCAAAATTGCCACTGCTGGTACCAATGGGCAATTCCGAACACCACGTCATATTATCCGCATGATGGTGGACATGATGCAGCCTCAACAAGAAGATACCATTTGTGATCCTTCTGCAGGATCGGCTGGTTTTCTCGTTTCTGCAGCCGAATACATGTATCAAAATCACCAAGATTGGTTTTTGGATGCAAAATTCAGAAAGCACTTTCACAACCAAATGTTTACTGGGGTGGAATTTGATGCGACCATGCTTCGAATAGGAGCAATGAATTTGCAACTTCATGGGATAGAAAGCCCCAGGCTGATCGGGAAGGATGCGCTGAGTGAAGCCAATGAGGATCAAACTAATTTATATTCGCTTATCCTGGCCAATCCTCCTTTCAAGGGAAGTTTGGATTATGATGTGGTGGAAAGTTCCTTGCTGAGCGTGACCAAAACCAAAAAGACCGAGCTGCTTTTCATCTCTCTGATTTTACGCATGCTAAAAGTTGGAGGAAGGGCAGCTGTGATTGTTCCCGATGGGGTGCTCTTTGGTTCTTCCAAAGCGCATAAAGAACTTCGGAGAACCTTGGTAGAGGAACAGAAGCTCGATGCCGTTATTTCCATGCCTTCGGGAGTATTCAAACCCTATGCAGGGGTGAGTACGGCGGTACTGATCTTCACTAAAACCAATAGTGGTGGCACCGATCAGGTTTGGTTTTACGATATGCAGGCAGATGGTTTTAGTCTGGATGATAAGCGTACGCCCCTATTGAGTAAAAATGAAACGGTAGAGGAGGAGATAGAGAATGCCCTGGGGCATGGTATCGCTGCTGAGGAAAGTGCACCTTATGGGCAAAAGTCAACTGAGGAAGCACATGCCAACAACAATATTCCGGATATTCAGAATCGCTGGCAAAATAGAGATCAGGAAGCTGGTCGTGCCCGTACCGATCAAAGCTTTTTAGTTACTAGATCAGAAATTGCTGAAAATGACTATGATCTAAGCATTAACCGCTACAAAGAGATTGTTTATGAAGAGGTTGAATATGAGAAGCCGGAAGCGATTATTGAAAGTATCAACTCTTTAGATGAGGAAAGAAAGTCATTATTACAGGAATTGAAAACACTTCTAAAAAGTTAA
- a CDS encoding helix-turn-helix domain-containing protein translates to MSDPNQFKEALLDNQSTGHNMMTFRNLRNLKAMELAFQLGISEAAYTKYERGETKITVELIKRYADYV, encoded by the coding sequence ATGAGTGATCCAAACCAATTTAAAGAAGCACTCCTTGATAATCAATCAACAGGACATAATATGATGACCTTTAGAAATCTGAGGAATCTTAAGGCCATGGAGCTCGCTTTTCAATTAGGAATCAGCGAGGCCGCTTATACCAAGTATGAACGTGGAGAAACCAAAATCACCGTGGAGTTGATTAAAAGATATGCTGATTATGTGTAG
- a CDS encoding helix-turn-helix transcriptional regulator, giving the protein MTNSAARNIHQGRNIKRFREMLGIKQDALAHELGEDWSQKKISLLEQRESIEENILKQVAEILHIPVEAIQNFDEEQAVNVISNTFTCTDFKGNASVMNFHPVFDPVEKIMQIHEEKIALYERMLKEKDEMMARLERLISK; this is encoded by the coding sequence ATGACCAATTCAGCTGCACGAAATATCCATCAGGGACGAAATATCAAACGCTTTAGGGAAATGCTGGGCATCAAGCAAGATGCCTTGGCCCACGAACTGGGAGAAGACTGGTCCCAAAAGAAAATTAGCTTGCTAGAACAAAGAGAAAGCATCGAGGAAAATATCCTAAAACAGGTCGCAGAAATTCTTCATATTCCGGTAGAGGCCATCCAGAATTTTGACGAGGAACAGGCGGTAAATGTTATTTCGAATACGTTTACATGTACTGATTTTAAAGGAAATGCTTCTGTCATGAATTTTCACCCAGTCTTTGATCCTGTTGAAAAAATCATGCAAATTCATGAAGAGAAAATAGCCCTTTATGAAAGGATGCTGAAGGAAAAGGATGAGATGATGGCGAGGTTGGAGAGGTTGATTTCTAAATAA